One Homo sapiens chromosome 13, GRCh38.p14 Primary Assembly genomic window carries:
- the CKAP2 gene encoding cytoskeleton-associated protein 2 isoform 2 (isoform 2 is encoded by transcript variant 2) — translation MSTPAVPQDLQLPPSQRAQSAFKEQRRQKLKEHLLRRKTLFAYKQENEMLSSSRDQRVVTSEDQVQEGTKVLKLKTKMADKENMKRPAESKNNTVVGKHCIPLKPSNELTNSTVVIDTHKPKDSNQTPHLLLTEDDPQSQHMTLSQAFHLKNNSKKKQMTTEKQKQDANMPKKPVLGSYRGQIVQSKINSFRKPLQVKDESSAATKKLSATIPKATKPQPVNTSSVTVKSNRSSNMTATTKFVSTTSQNTQLVRPPIRSHHSNTRDTVKQGISRTSANVTIRKGPHEKELLQSKTALSSVKTSSSQGIIRNKTLSRSIASEVIARPASLSNDKLMEKSEPVDQRRHTAGKAIVDSRSAQPKETSEERKARLSEWKAGKGRVLKRPPNSVVTQHEPAGQNEKPVGSFWTTMAEEDEQRLFTEKVNNTFSECLNLINEGCPKEDILVTLNDLIKNIPDAKKLVKYWICLALIEPITSPIENIIAIYEKAILAGAQPIEEMRHTIVDILTMKSQEKANLGENMEKSCASKEEVKEVSIEDTGVDVDPEKLEMESKLHRNLLFQDCEKEQDNKTKDPTHDVKTPNTETRTSCLIKYNVSTTPYLQSVKKKVQFDGTNSAFKELKFLTPVRRSRRLQEKTSKLPDMLKDHYPCVSSLEQLTELGRETDAFVCRPNAALCRVYYEADTT, via the exons ATGAGCACACCGGCCGTGCCCCAGGACCTGCAGCTGCCCCCGAGTCAGAGGGCGCAGTCCGCATTCAAAG AGCAAAGAAGACAAAAACTCAAGGAACATCTGTTGAGAAGAAAAACGCTTTTTGCATACAAGCAGGAAAATGAGATGTTATCCAG tagtAGAGATCAGAGAGTTGTGACATCTGAGGACCAAGTTCAAGAAGGGACTAAAGTGctgaaacttaaaacaaaaatg gctgataaagaaaacatgaagagACCTGCAGAGAGCAAAAATAATACAGTGGTGGGGAAACATTGTATTCCTTTAAAACCTTCAAATGAACTAACCAATTCAACTGTAGTAATTGACACACATAAACCTAAGGATAGTAATCAAACTCCGCATTTGTTACTAACTGAAGATGATCCCCAAAGTCAACATATGACATTAAGCCAGGCATTTCACCTTAAAAACaatagtaaaaagaaacaaatgactacagaaaaacaaaagcaagatgcTAACATGCCCAAGAAACCTGTGCTTGGATCTTATCGTGGCCAGATTGTTCAGTCTAAGATTAATTCATTTAGAAAACCTCTACAAGTCAAAGATGAGAGTTCTGCAGCAACAAAGAAACTTTCAGCCACTATACCTAAAGCCACAAAACCTCAGCCTGTAAACACCAGCAGTGTAACAGTGAAAAGTAATAGATCCTCCAATATGACTGCCACTACTAAATTTGTGAGCACTACATCTCAGAACACACAACTTGTGCGACCTCCTATTAGAAGTCATCACAGTAATACCCGGGACACTGTGAAACAAGGCATCAGTAGAACTTCTGCCAATGTTACAATCCGGAAAGGGCCTCATGAAAAAGAACTATTACAATCAAAAACAGCTTTATCTAGTGTCAAAACCAGTTCTTCTCAAGGTATAATAAGAAATAAGACTCTATCAAGATCCATAGCATCTGAAGTTATAGCCAGGCCTGCTTCATTGTCTAATGATAAACTGATGGAAAAGTCAGAGCCCGTTGACCAGCGAAGACATACTGCAGGAAAAGCAATTGTTGATAGTAGATCAGCTCAGCCCAAAGAAACCTCGGAAGAGAGAAA AGCTCGTCTGAGTGAGTGGAAAGCTGGCAAAGGAAGAGTGCTAAAAAGGCCCCCTAATTCAGTAGTTACTCAGCATGAGCCTGCAGGACAAAATGAAAAACCAGTTGGGTCTTTTTGGACTACCATGGCAGAAGAAGATGAACAAAGATTATTTACTGAAAAAGTAAACAACACATTTTCTGAATGCCTGAACTTGATTAATGAG gGATGTCCAAAAGAAGATATACTGGTCACACTGAATGACCTGATTAAAAATATTCCAGATGCCAAAAAGCTTGTTAAGTATTGGATATGTCTTGCACTTATTGAACCAATCACAAGTcctattgaaaatattattgcaATCTATGAGAAAGCCATTCTGGCAGGGGCTCAG cctaTTGAAGAGATGCGACACACGATTGTAGATATTCTAACAATGAAGAGTCAAGAAAAAGCTAATTTAG GAGAAAATATGGAGAAGTCTTGTGCAAGCAAGGAAGAAGTCAAAGAAGTCAGTATTGAAGATACAGGTGTTGATGTAGAtccagaaaaactggaaatggaGAGTAAACTTCATAGAAATTTGCTATTTCAAGATTGTGAAAAAGAGcaagacaacaaaacaaaagatccAACCCATGATGTTAAAACCCCCAATACAGAAACGAGGACAAGTTGCTTAATTAAATATAATGTGTCTACTACGCCATACTTGCAAag tgtgAAAAAAAAGGTGCAGTTTGATGGAACAAATTCCGCATTTAAAGAGCTGAAGTTTTTAACACCAGTGAGACGTTCTCGACGTCTTCAAGAGAAAACTTCTAAATTGCCAGATATGTTAAAAGATCATTATCCTTGTGTGTCTTCATTGGAACAGCTAACGGAGTTGGGAAGAGAAACTGATGCTTTTGTATGCCGCCCTAATGCAGCACTGTGCCGGGTGTACTATGAGGCTGATACAACATAA
- the CKAP2 gene encoding cytoskeleton-associated protein 2 isoform 4 (isoform 4 is encoded by transcript variant 4) encodes MSTPAVPQDLQLPPSQRAQSAFKEQRRQKLKEHLLRRKTLFAYKQENEMLSSRDQRVVTSEDQVQEGTKVLKLKTKMADKENMKRPAESKNNTVVGKHCIPLKPSNELTNSTVVIDTHKPKDSNQTPHLLLTEDDPQSQHMTLSQAFHLKNNSKKKQMTTEKQKQDANMPKKPVLGSYRGQIVQSKINSFRKPLQVKDESSAATKKLSATIPKATKPQPVNTSSVTVKSNRSSNMTATTKFVSTTSQNTQLVRPPIRSHHSNTRDTVKQGISRTSANVTIRKGPHEKELLQSKTALSSVKTSSSQGIIRNKTLSRSIASEVIARPASLSNDKLMEKSEPVDQRRHTAGKAIVDSRSAQPKETSEERKARLSEWKAGKGRVLKRPPNSVVTQHEPAGQNEKPVGSFWTTMAEEDEQRLFTEKVNNTFSECLNLINEGCPKEDILVTLNDLIKNIPDAKKLVKYWICLALIEPITSPIENIIAIYEKAILAGAQVR; translated from the exons ATGAGCACACCGGCCGTGCCCCAGGACCTGCAGCTGCCCCCGAGTCAGAGGGCGCAGTCCGCATTCAAAG AGCAAAGAAGACAAAAACTCAAGGAACATCTGTTGAGAAGAAAAACGCTTTTTGCATACAAGCAGGAAAATGAGATGTTATCCAG tAGAGATCAGAGAGTTGTGACATCTGAGGACCAAGTTCAAGAAGGGACTAAAGTGctgaaacttaaaacaaaaatg gctgataaagaaaacatgaagagACCTGCAGAGAGCAAAAATAATACAGTGGTGGGGAAACATTGTATTCCTTTAAAACCTTCAAATGAACTAACCAATTCAACTGTAGTAATTGACACACATAAACCTAAGGATAGTAATCAAACTCCGCATTTGTTACTAACTGAAGATGATCCCCAAAGTCAACATATGACATTAAGCCAGGCATTTCACCTTAAAAACaatagtaaaaagaaacaaatgactacagaaaaacaaaagcaagatgcTAACATGCCCAAGAAACCTGTGCTTGGATCTTATCGTGGCCAGATTGTTCAGTCTAAGATTAATTCATTTAGAAAACCTCTACAAGTCAAAGATGAGAGTTCTGCAGCAACAAAGAAACTTTCAGCCACTATACCTAAAGCCACAAAACCTCAGCCTGTAAACACCAGCAGTGTAACAGTGAAAAGTAATAGATCCTCCAATATGACTGCCACTACTAAATTTGTGAGCACTACATCTCAGAACACACAACTTGTGCGACCTCCTATTAGAAGTCATCACAGTAATACCCGGGACACTGTGAAACAAGGCATCAGTAGAACTTCTGCCAATGTTACAATCCGGAAAGGGCCTCATGAAAAAGAACTATTACAATCAAAAACAGCTTTATCTAGTGTCAAAACCAGTTCTTCTCAAGGTATAATAAGAAATAAGACTCTATCAAGATCCATAGCATCTGAAGTTATAGCCAGGCCTGCTTCATTGTCTAATGATAAACTGATGGAAAAGTCAGAGCCCGTTGACCAGCGAAGACATACTGCAGGAAAAGCAATTGTTGATAGTAGATCAGCTCAGCCCAAAGAAACCTCGGAAGAGAGAAA AGCTCGTCTGAGTGAGTGGAAAGCTGGCAAAGGAAGAGTGCTAAAAAGGCCCCCTAATTCAGTAGTTACTCAGCATGAGCCTGCAGGACAAAATGAAAAACCAGTTGGGTCTTTTTGGACTACCATGGCAGAAGAAGATGAACAAAGATTATTTACTGAAAAAGTAAACAACACATTTTCTGAATGCCTGAACTTGATTAATGAG gGATGTCCAAAAGAAGATATACTGGTCACACTGAATGACCTGATTAAAAATATTCCAGATGCCAAAAAGCTTGTTAAGTATTGGATATGTCTTGCACTTATTGAACCAATCACAAGTcctattgaaaatattattgcaATCTATGAGAAAGCCATTCTGGCAGGGGCTCAGGTAAGATAA
- the CKAP2 gene encoding cytoskeleton-associated protein 2 isoform X1 — MLSSSRDQRVVTSEDQVQEGTKVLKLKTKMADKENMKRPAESKNNTVVGKHCIPLKPSNELTNSTVVIDTHKPKDSNQTPHLLLTEDDPQSQHMTLSQAFHLKNNSKKKQMTTEKQKQDANMPKKPVLGSYRGQIVQSKINSFRKPLQVKDESSAATKKLSATIPKATKPQPVNTSSVTVKSNRSSNMTATTKFVSTTSQNTQLVRPPIRSHHSNTRDTVKQGISRTSANVTIRKGPHEKELLQSKTALSSVKTSSSQGIIRNKTLSRSIASEVIARPASLSNDKLMEKSEPVDQRRHTAGKAIVDSRSAQPKETSEERKARLSEWKAGKGRVLKRPPNSVVTQHEPAGQNEKPVGSFWTTMAEEDEQRLFTEKVNNTFSECLNLINEGCPKEDILVTLNDLIKNIPDAKKLVKYWICLALIEPITSPIENIIAIYEKAILAGAQPIEEMRHTIVDILTMKSQEKANLGENMEKSCASKEEVKEVSIEDTGVDVDPEKLEMESKLHRNLLFQDCEKEQDNKTKDPTHDVKTPNTETRTSCLIKYNVSTTPYLQSVKKKVQFDGTNSAFKELKFLTPVRRSRRLQEKTSKLPDMLKDHYPCVSSLEQLTELGRETDAFVCRPNAALCRVYYEADTT; from the exons ATGTTATCCAG tagtAGAGATCAGAGAGTTGTGACATCTGAGGACCAAGTTCAAGAAGGGACTAAAGTGctgaaacttaaaacaaaaatg gctgataaagaaaacatgaagagACCTGCAGAGAGCAAAAATAATACAGTGGTGGGGAAACATTGTATTCCTTTAAAACCTTCAAATGAACTAACCAATTCAACTGTAGTAATTGACACACATAAACCTAAGGATAGTAATCAAACTCCGCATTTGTTACTAACTGAAGATGATCCCCAAAGTCAACATATGACATTAAGCCAGGCATTTCACCTTAAAAACaatagtaaaaagaaacaaatgactacagaaaaacaaaagcaagatgcTAACATGCCCAAGAAACCTGTGCTTGGATCTTATCGTGGCCAGATTGTTCAGTCTAAGATTAATTCATTTAGAAAACCTCTACAAGTCAAAGATGAGAGTTCTGCAGCAACAAAGAAACTTTCAGCCACTATACCTAAAGCCACAAAACCTCAGCCTGTAAACACCAGCAGTGTAACAGTGAAAAGTAATAGATCCTCCAATATGACTGCCACTACTAAATTTGTGAGCACTACATCTCAGAACACACAACTTGTGCGACCTCCTATTAGAAGTCATCACAGTAATACCCGGGACACTGTGAAACAAGGCATCAGTAGAACTTCTGCCAATGTTACAATCCGGAAAGGGCCTCATGAAAAAGAACTATTACAATCAAAAACAGCTTTATCTAGTGTCAAAACCAGTTCTTCTCAAGGTATAATAAGAAATAAGACTCTATCAAGATCCATAGCATCTGAAGTTATAGCCAGGCCTGCTTCATTGTCTAATGATAAACTGATGGAAAAGTCAGAGCCCGTTGACCAGCGAAGACATACTGCAGGAAAAGCAATTGTTGATAGTAGATCAGCTCAGCCCAAAGAAACCTCGGAAGAGAGAAA AGCTCGTCTGAGTGAGTGGAAAGCTGGCAAAGGAAGAGTGCTAAAAAGGCCCCCTAATTCAGTAGTTACTCAGCATGAGCCTGCAGGACAAAATGAAAAACCAGTTGGGTCTTTTTGGACTACCATGGCAGAAGAAGATGAACAAAGATTATTTACTGAAAAAGTAAACAACACATTTTCTGAATGCCTGAACTTGATTAATGAG gGATGTCCAAAAGAAGATATACTGGTCACACTGAATGACCTGATTAAAAATATTCCAGATGCCAAAAAGCTTGTTAAGTATTGGATATGTCTTGCACTTATTGAACCAATCACAAGTcctattgaaaatattattgcaATCTATGAGAAAGCCATTCTGGCAGGGGCTCAG cctaTTGAAGAGATGCGACACACGATTGTAGATATTCTAACAATGAAGAGTCAAGAAAAAGCTAATTTAG GAGAAAATATGGAGAAGTCTTGTGCAAGCAAGGAAGAAGTCAAAGAAGTCAGTATTGAAGATACAGGTGTTGATGTAGAtccagaaaaactggaaatggaGAGTAAACTTCATAGAAATTTGCTATTTCAAGATTGTGAAAAAGAGcaagacaacaaaacaaaagatccAACCCATGATGTTAAAACCCCCAATACAGAAACGAGGACAAGTTGCTTAATTAAATATAATGTGTCTACTACGCCATACTTGCAAag tgtgAAAAAAAAGGTGCAGTTTGATGGAACAAATTCCGCATTTAAAGAGCTGAAGTTTTTAACACCAGTGAGACGTTCTCGACGTCTTCAAGAGAAAACTTCTAAATTGCCAGATATGTTAAAAGATCATTATCCTTGTGTGTCTTCATTGGAACAGCTAACGGAGTTGGGAAGAGAAACTGATGCTTTTGTATGCCGCCCTAATGCAGCACTGTGCCGGGTGTACTATGAGGCTGATACAACATAA
- the CKAP2 gene encoding cytoskeleton-associated protein 2 isoform 1 (isoform 1 is encoded by transcript variant 1): MSTPAVPQDLQLPPSQRAQSAFKEQRRQKLKEHLLRRKTLFAYKQENEMLSSRDQRVVTSEDQVQEGTKVLKLKTKMADKENMKRPAESKNNTVVGKHCIPLKPSNELTNSTVVIDTHKPKDSNQTPHLLLTEDDPQSQHMTLSQAFHLKNNSKKKQMTTEKQKQDANMPKKPVLGSYRGQIVQSKINSFRKPLQVKDESSAATKKLSATIPKATKPQPVNTSSVTVKSNRSSNMTATTKFVSTTSQNTQLVRPPIRSHHSNTRDTVKQGISRTSANVTIRKGPHEKELLQSKTALSSVKTSSSQGIIRNKTLSRSIASEVIARPASLSNDKLMEKSEPVDQRRHTAGKAIVDSRSAQPKETSEERKARLSEWKAGKGRVLKRPPNSVVTQHEPAGQNEKPVGSFWTTMAEEDEQRLFTEKVNNTFSECLNLINEGCPKEDILVTLNDLIKNIPDAKKLVKYWICLALIEPITSPIENIIAIYEKAILAGAQPIEEMRHTIVDILTMKSQEKANLGENMEKSCASKEEVKEVSIEDTGVDVDPEKLEMESKLHRNLLFQDCEKEQDNKTKDPTHDVKTPNTETRTSCLIKYNVSTTPYLQSVKKKVQFDGTNSAFKELKFLTPVRRSRRLQEKTSKLPDMLKDHYPCVSSLEQLTELGRETDAFVCRPNAALCRVYYEADTT, from the exons ATGAGCACACCGGCCGTGCCCCAGGACCTGCAGCTGCCCCCGAGTCAGAGGGCGCAGTCCGCATTCAAAG AGCAAAGAAGACAAAAACTCAAGGAACATCTGTTGAGAAGAAAAACGCTTTTTGCATACAAGCAGGAAAATGAGATGTTATCCAG tAGAGATCAGAGAGTTGTGACATCTGAGGACCAAGTTCAAGAAGGGACTAAAGTGctgaaacttaaaacaaaaatg gctgataaagaaaacatgaagagACCTGCAGAGAGCAAAAATAATACAGTGGTGGGGAAACATTGTATTCCTTTAAAACCTTCAAATGAACTAACCAATTCAACTGTAGTAATTGACACACATAAACCTAAGGATAGTAATCAAACTCCGCATTTGTTACTAACTGAAGATGATCCCCAAAGTCAACATATGACATTAAGCCAGGCATTTCACCTTAAAAACaatagtaaaaagaaacaaatgactacagaaaaacaaaagcaagatgcTAACATGCCCAAGAAACCTGTGCTTGGATCTTATCGTGGCCAGATTGTTCAGTCTAAGATTAATTCATTTAGAAAACCTCTACAAGTCAAAGATGAGAGTTCTGCAGCAACAAAGAAACTTTCAGCCACTATACCTAAAGCCACAAAACCTCAGCCTGTAAACACCAGCAGTGTAACAGTGAAAAGTAATAGATCCTCCAATATGACTGCCACTACTAAATTTGTGAGCACTACATCTCAGAACACACAACTTGTGCGACCTCCTATTAGAAGTCATCACAGTAATACCCGGGACACTGTGAAACAAGGCATCAGTAGAACTTCTGCCAATGTTACAATCCGGAAAGGGCCTCATGAAAAAGAACTATTACAATCAAAAACAGCTTTATCTAGTGTCAAAACCAGTTCTTCTCAAGGTATAATAAGAAATAAGACTCTATCAAGATCCATAGCATCTGAAGTTATAGCCAGGCCTGCTTCATTGTCTAATGATAAACTGATGGAAAAGTCAGAGCCCGTTGACCAGCGAAGACATACTGCAGGAAAAGCAATTGTTGATAGTAGATCAGCTCAGCCCAAAGAAACCTCGGAAGAGAGAAA AGCTCGTCTGAGTGAGTGGAAAGCTGGCAAAGGAAGAGTGCTAAAAAGGCCCCCTAATTCAGTAGTTACTCAGCATGAGCCTGCAGGACAAAATGAAAAACCAGTTGGGTCTTTTTGGACTACCATGGCAGAAGAAGATGAACAAAGATTATTTACTGAAAAAGTAAACAACACATTTTCTGAATGCCTGAACTTGATTAATGAG gGATGTCCAAAAGAAGATATACTGGTCACACTGAATGACCTGATTAAAAATATTCCAGATGCCAAAAAGCTTGTTAAGTATTGGATATGTCTTGCACTTATTGAACCAATCACAAGTcctattgaaaatattattgcaATCTATGAGAAAGCCATTCTGGCAGGGGCTCAG cctaTTGAAGAGATGCGACACACGATTGTAGATATTCTAACAATGAAGAGTCAAGAAAAAGCTAATTTAG GAGAAAATATGGAGAAGTCTTGTGCAAGCAAGGAAGAAGTCAAAGAAGTCAGTATTGAAGATACAGGTGTTGATGTAGAtccagaaaaactggaaatggaGAGTAAACTTCATAGAAATTTGCTATTTCAAGATTGTGAAAAAGAGcaagacaacaaaacaaaagatccAACCCATGATGTTAAAACCCCCAATACAGAAACGAGGACAAGTTGCTTAATTAAATATAATGTGTCTACTACGCCATACTTGCAAag tgtgAAAAAAAAGGTGCAGTTTGATGGAACAAATTCCGCATTTAAAGAGCTGAAGTTTTTAACACCAGTGAGACGTTCTCGACGTCTTCAAGAGAAAACTTCTAAATTGCCAGATATGTTAAAAGATCATTATCCTTGTGTGTCTTCATTGGAACAGCTAACGGAGTTGGGAAGAGAAACTGATGCTTTTGTATGCCGCCCTAATGCAGCACTGTGCCGGGTGTACTATGAGGCTGATACAACATAA
- the CKAP2 gene encoding cytoskeleton-associated protein 2 isoform 3 (isoform 3 is encoded by transcript variant 3) gives MLSSRDQRVVTSEDQVQEGTKVLKLKTKMADKENMKRPAESKNNTVVGKHCIPLKPSNELTNSTVVIDTHKPKDSNQTPHLLLTEDDPQSQHMTLSQAFHLKNNSKKKQMTTEKQKQDANMPKKPVLGSYRGQIVQSKINSFRKPLQVKDESSAATKKLSATIPKATKPQPVNTSSVTVKSNRSSNMTATTKFVSTTSQNTQLVRPPIRSHHSNTRDTVKQGISRTSANVTIRKGPHEKELLQSKTALSSVKTSSSQGIIRNKTLSRSIASEVIARPASLSNDKLMEKSEPVDQRRHTAGKAIVDSRSAQPKETSEERKARLSEWKAGKGRVLKRPPNSVVTQHEPAGQNEKPVGSFWTTMAEEDEQRLFTEKVNNTFSECLNLINEGCPKEDILVTLNDLIKNIPDAKKLVKYWICLALIEPITSPIENIIAIYEKAILAGAQPIEEMRHTIVDILTMKSQEKANLGENMEKSCASKEEVKEVSIEDTGVDVDPEKLEMESKLHRNLLFQDCEKEQDNKTKDPTHDVKTPNTETRTSCLIKYNVSTTPYLQSVKKKVQFDGTNSAFKELKFLTPVRRSRRLQEKTSKLPDMLKDHYPCVSSLEQLTELGRETDAFVCRPNAALCRVYYEADTT, from the exons ATGTTATCCAG tAGAGATCAGAGAGTTGTGACATCTGAGGACCAAGTTCAAGAAGGGACTAAAGTGctgaaacttaaaacaaaaatg gctgataaagaaaacatgaagagACCTGCAGAGAGCAAAAATAATACAGTGGTGGGGAAACATTGTATTCCTTTAAAACCTTCAAATGAACTAACCAATTCAACTGTAGTAATTGACACACATAAACCTAAGGATAGTAATCAAACTCCGCATTTGTTACTAACTGAAGATGATCCCCAAAGTCAACATATGACATTAAGCCAGGCATTTCACCTTAAAAACaatagtaaaaagaaacaaatgactacagaaaaacaaaagcaagatgcTAACATGCCCAAGAAACCTGTGCTTGGATCTTATCGTGGCCAGATTGTTCAGTCTAAGATTAATTCATTTAGAAAACCTCTACAAGTCAAAGATGAGAGTTCTGCAGCAACAAAGAAACTTTCAGCCACTATACCTAAAGCCACAAAACCTCAGCCTGTAAACACCAGCAGTGTAACAGTGAAAAGTAATAGATCCTCCAATATGACTGCCACTACTAAATTTGTGAGCACTACATCTCAGAACACACAACTTGTGCGACCTCCTATTAGAAGTCATCACAGTAATACCCGGGACACTGTGAAACAAGGCATCAGTAGAACTTCTGCCAATGTTACAATCCGGAAAGGGCCTCATGAAAAAGAACTATTACAATCAAAAACAGCTTTATCTAGTGTCAAAACCAGTTCTTCTCAAGGTATAATAAGAAATAAGACTCTATCAAGATCCATAGCATCTGAAGTTATAGCCAGGCCTGCTTCATTGTCTAATGATAAACTGATGGAAAAGTCAGAGCCCGTTGACCAGCGAAGACATACTGCAGGAAAAGCAATTGTTGATAGTAGATCAGCTCAGCCCAAAGAAACCTCGGAAGAGAGAAA AGCTCGTCTGAGTGAGTGGAAAGCTGGCAAAGGAAGAGTGCTAAAAAGGCCCCCTAATTCAGTAGTTACTCAGCATGAGCCTGCAGGACAAAATGAAAAACCAGTTGGGTCTTTTTGGACTACCATGGCAGAAGAAGATGAACAAAGATTATTTACTGAAAAAGTAAACAACACATTTTCTGAATGCCTGAACTTGATTAATGAG gGATGTCCAAAAGAAGATATACTGGTCACACTGAATGACCTGATTAAAAATATTCCAGATGCCAAAAAGCTTGTTAAGTATTGGATATGTCTTGCACTTATTGAACCAATCACAAGTcctattgaaaatattattgcaATCTATGAGAAAGCCATTCTGGCAGGGGCTCAG cctaTTGAAGAGATGCGACACACGATTGTAGATATTCTAACAATGAAGAGTCAAGAAAAAGCTAATTTAG GAGAAAATATGGAGAAGTCTTGTGCAAGCAAGGAAGAAGTCAAAGAAGTCAGTATTGAAGATACAGGTGTTGATGTAGAtccagaaaaactggaaatggaGAGTAAACTTCATAGAAATTTGCTATTTCAAGATTGTGAAAAAGAGcaagacaacaaaacaaaagatccAACCCATGATGTTAAAACCCCCAATACAGAAACGAGGACAAGTTGCTTAATTAAATATAATGTGTCTACTACGCCATACTTGCAAag tgtgAAAAAAAAGGTGCAGTTTGATGGAACAAATTCCGCATTTAAAGAGCTGAAGTTTTTAACACCAGTGAGACGTTCTCGACGTCTTCAAGAGAAAACTTCTAAATTGCCAGATATGTTAAAAGATCATTATCCTTGTGTGTCTTCATTGGAACAGCTAACGGAGTTGGGAAGAGAAACTGATGCTTTTGTATGCCGCCCTAATGCAGCACTGTGCCGGGTGTACTATGAGGCTGATACAACATAA